A segment of the Dunckerocampus dactyliophorus isolate RoL2022-P2 chromosome 19, RoL_Ddac_1.1, whole genome shotgun sequence genome:
AGAAAAAGCTGCCCTTTGGTTAAACTAAAATATTCATAACATAACCCAAACACACAAATTTGTTCGGGTAAAGTGTCACTCTGAtctatttattaatgtattcaCAAACTGTTTATTTTACACATCAAGGTTACGTTAGAAAAACTATAGCGTACACATCCGCTGGTACGTAGATCCTGTATTTACAACACTACAAGCGAATGAGTTCGGataacatgaataaaaatggttTTATTAAAATTTGAATCTATATAAGTGAAATGTAATATAGCATGTGTATTCTGCTATATTGTACTCGAGGCCTTAAAGCGGGTATTCAATCCCTGCTCATCAGCGAAAAAAACTTCGAAGAGACTGATTGTGACAGACGATTTCGATCAATGACGACTTGGGCAAGCtgaaattaatataaaataaacaatacaattaCAACAGTCAAATGTCTTCTTTGTAAATTATCGATCTGagtagaacattaaaaaaatattctacaTGAAAAAGTACATCTTTGTGTGCGTGATCTCAAATTACGGTCGTAGTAAAACCTAAATGCTGTTTTTCCGTTCCGAGTCTTGTTTCTATCCGGTCATGTGACACTGACGGAACAACACAACACGACATGTTACCAGCGGATGGAAACATCGTCAAAATGTCTCAAAATGAAGACAACGACAAAGCGCAGCTGATTAAAGGTGAGACTTCGCATATGTTTTTGCTCAAATAAAATCACATTGAGCTTCGTTCGCGCATTGTCGACGCGTTTTGTGTGTGAGGTCACGACAATGTCGCTGTCATCCAAACATAACACATCAACACACGCAGtcttttaaatacaattaaaatctGACCTGTTAAAAGGTTAAACACGTACTGCCTAAAGTGCCTCTGTGTGCAGGTGCAGCCTTTCTGAGCACGGTGGCGTCTTTGGGCCTCATGGCGGGCTTCGGCTCCACTTTGGCGCTGGCCAAGAAGAAAAACCCAGACTGGTTCAACAAGGTAAACACCATTTTCGACGGCGTCCAACAAGGTGAACGTGTGTCGTTGCTAATGCAGCGTTGATGGCTGCCTACTTCCTGCTTTGGTAAAGCCACTTCCGTTATAGTGTGACGTTTGACTTCTGCACTTACAGAAATAGTTCACTAAAGTATTACGTAAAATTGACTTTTAGAACTTTTCTAGAGCAGTATGGTACTTCTCAGTGTTCTTTTGTGATGTTTCCATATGTAAGCCATGTTTAATGTGTGTGCCGTGATGaggcttttactttgaaaagtgAACCTCTAAAAGGTCATAATCTCATGTGATCAAACTTGTGTGACCAACTGTGTGACCAACCTGCCCTTGTTGTATTACTAATTTGTGTCTTGTGTTTGTGACAGGGTGTCACGGCGACGGCGGCACTTCCTGAGAGCGGCACGGCACTAGCGCTGCGAGCTCTGGGCCGAGGTTCCATGTATG
Coding sequences within it:
- the tmem242 gene encoding transmembrane protein 242 encodes the protein MLPADGNIVKMSQNEDNDKAQLIKGAAFLSTVASLGLMAGFGSTLALAKKKNPDWFNKGVTATAALPESGTALALRALGRGSMYAWCGVGLLSFTVCKLLDVHSLSEFRQKMASFFPPIPKSDTAAGSDLQDLDSLFKSK